Proteins from a genomic interval of Pseudoruegeria sp. SHC-113:
- a CDS encoding L-rhamnose mutarotase: MAQRMGFVIGLNPADIARYKEVHAAVWPGVLERIKASNVSNYSIFLREPENVMFGYWEYTGSDFDADMAAIAADPLTQEWWALCGPMQRPLESRSEGEWWAGMEEVFHLD; the protein is encoded by the coding sequence ATGGCTCAACGCATGGGGTTCGTGATCGGCCTCAATCCCGCCGACATCGCCCGCTACAAGGAAGTGCACGCCGCCGTCTGGCCCGGTGTTCTGGAGCGGATCAAGGCGTCAAACGTCTCGAATTACTCGATTTTCCTGCGCGAGCCGGAGAATGTGATGTTTGGCTATTGGGAATACACGGGCAGCGATTTCGACGCCGACATGGCCGCCATCGCAGCGGACCCGCTCACGCAGGAATGGTGGGCGCTCTGCGGGCCGATGCAGCGCCCGCTGGAGAGCCGCTCTGAGGGCGAATGGTGGGCGGGGATGGAAGAGGTCTTCCACCTCGACTGA
- a CDS encoding LacI family DNA-binding transcriptional regulator, giving the protein MTQTRQRPVTIVEVADAAGVSIGTVSRFLNGLPVKPANHTSVAEAIERLGYRRNALASAMKATRTGLIGVLVPNLDEFHSALVTQLTIALRRMGMMSVSHCHDNAHATVATALDFFRNYRVDTLVMGGSEAHAAAIRELIETGTPVVTYDNPQADLSLNGVEVDNIGGARAATEHLIKAGHRRIGILTGTLTARTSLDRLAGWRMALEAAGLEAADDLIHESNWTRAGGAEGMAHFLAMEDPPTAVFGANFRTATGALTHLRQKGLRIPEEISLVSFDDSELFRLSVPPITAVAQPVDLIAERLAARVAENCGLRPADPKGQGRIVLPVNLITRGSVAPPNSRKKGASPDAGT; this is encoded by the coding sequence ATGACCCAGACCCGCCAACGCCCTGTCACGATTGTCGAAGTCGCCGATGCGGCCGGTGTCTCCATCGGCACGGTCTCGCGCTTCCTGAACGGGCTGCCGGTGAAGCCCGCCAACCATACCTCCGTGGCCGAGGCCATCGAGCGGCTCGGCTATCGCCGCAACGCGCTGGCGAGCGCGATGAAGGCCACGCGCACCGGGCTGATTGGCGTGTTGGTGCCAAATCTGGACGAGTTCCACAGCGCGCTCGTCACCCAGCTCACCATCGCTTTGCGGCGAATGGGGATGATGAGCGTGAGCCACTGCCACGACAACGCCCATGCCACCGTCGCCACGGCGCTGGATTTTTTCCGCAATTACCGTGTCGATACGCTGGTGATGGGCGGCTCCGAGGCTCATGCGGCGGCGATCCGCGAGCTGATCGAGACGGGCACACCGGTTGTCACCTACGACAACCCGCAGGCCGATCTGAGCCTGAACGGGGTTGAGGTCGATAACATCGGCGGCGCGCGTGCGGCCACCGAACACCTGATCAAGGCAGGCCACCGGCGCATCGGCATCCTCACCGGCACGCTCACTGCGCGCACCAGCCTTGACCGGCTGGCGGGCTGGCGCATGGCGCTGGAGGCCGCCGGGCTGGAGGCGGCCGACGATCTGATCCACGAAAGCAACTGGACGCGGGCCGGCGGCGCAGAAGGCATGGCGCATTTTCTGGCCATGGAAGATCCGCCCACCGCGGTGTTTGGCGCGAACTTCCGCACCGCCACAGGCGCGCTCACCCATTTGCGCCAGAAGGGCCTGCGCATTCCCGAAGAGATCTCGCTCGTCAGTTTCGACGATTCCGAACTCTTCCGCCTCTCTGTCCCACCGATCACCGCCGTGGCCCAGCCGGTGGACCTGATCGCCGAACGGCTCGCCGCGCGCGTGGCCGAGAACTGCGGGCTGCGCCCGGCGGACCCGAAAGGGCAGGGCCGGATCGTGCTGCCCGTCAATCTGATTACGCGCGGCTCCGTCGCGCCGCCCAATTCCCGGAAGAAAGGAGCCAGCCCCGATGCCGGCACTTGA
- a CDS encoding aldo/keto reductase, with amino-acid sequence MLTEAHRLSFGTSALGGLYRPIAPEAVESVLEAAWAGGIRYFDTAPHYGNGAAEHHLGRFLRGREGWVISTKVGRILTPEANPPAVVNGFHSALPFRQHFDFTYDGIMRSVEDSYQRLGLNRIDILFVHDIGDPGAGTDTKEHRAQLLSSGARVLEALKSSGAIGAVGLGVNTVEICEELIGQMPIDLILLAGRYTLLDRSAEARLFPLAERHGIRFMMGGVFNSGILATGPIPGAHYDYAPASEAILARARTLEAVCARHNTPLAAAALQFPGRHPLVASTLIGTGKASSLSRNLTQAAAPLPDALWAALDAAALSEKEA; translated from the coding sequence ATGCTGACAGAGGCCCATCGCCTATCGTTCGGAACCAGCGCCCTGGGCGGCCTCTATCGCCCGATCGCACCTGAGGCGGTGGAGTCGGTGCTGGAGGCGGCCTGGGCGGGCGGCATCCGCTATTTCGACACCGCGCCCCATTACGGCAATGGCGCGGCGGAGCATCATCTGGGCCGATTCCTGCGGGGGCGCGAGGGTTGGGTGATCTCCACCAAAGTGGGCCGGATCCTGACGCCCGAGGCAAATCCGCCCGCCGTGGTGAACGGGTTTCACAGCGCCCTGCCCTTCCGCCAGCATTTCGATTTCACCTACGACGGCATCATGCGCTCGGTGGAAGACAGCTACCAGCGGCTGGGGCTTAACCGGATCGACATCCTTTTCGTGCACGACATCGGCGATCCCGGCGCCGGGACGGACACGAAAGAGCACCGCGCGCAGCTGCTGAGCAGCGGCGCGCGGGTGCTTGAGGCGCTCAAAAGCTCCGGCGCGATCGGGGCCGTGGGGCTGGGCGTCAATACCGTGGAGATCTGCGAAGAGCTGATCGGCCAGATGCCCATCGATTTGATCCTGCTCGCTGGTCGCTACACGCTGCTGGATCGCTCCGCCGAAGCCCGGCTGTTTCCGCTCGCCGAGCGTCATGGCATCCGCTTCATGATGGGCGGCGTTTTCAACTCCGGCATCCTCGCCACCGGCCCCATCCCCGGCGCGCATTACGATTACGCCCCGGCGAGCGAGGCGATCCTGGCCCGCGCCCGCACATTGGAGGCCGTCTGCGCCCGCCATAACACCCCACTCGCCGCCGCCGCGCTGCAGTTTCCCGGCCGCCACCCGCTGGTCGCCTCAACGCTGATCGGCACCGGCAAGGCAAGCTCGCTCTCCCGCAACCTCACGCAGGCGGCAGCGCCCCTGCCCGATGCGCTCTGGGCCGCGTTGGACGCGGCTGCCCTCTCAGAAAAGGAGGCCTGA
- a CDS encoding ABC transporter ATP-binding protein, producing the protein MPALELASFTKSYGTLEVIHGIDLDIEEGSFTVFVGPSGCGKSTLLRMIAGLEKITGGELRIEGARMNEANPVERGVTMVFQNYALYPHMSVRKNIGFGLKMLGVPRDQIEERVLHAARSLQIEPLLDRKPAQLSGGQRQRVAIGRAIVREPRLFLFDEPLSNLDAELRVAMRVELAKLHQEIGATMIYVTHDQTEALTLADKIVVLRDGRIEQQGSPMELYEDPANEFVAGFIGSPRMNFLPGHYTAGVIALEAGPCVAFAPEGGALAEGAAVKIGVRPEHFGPGSAGLLQLPAHVDVIENLGGTRYIYGSLETGLNIIAETRDPRPPKPGSALMLCAAPEHLLAFDAAGNRLRGRFQVKAAA; encoded by the coding sequence ATGCCGGCACTTGAACTCGCAAGCTTCACCAAAAGCTACGGCACGCTCGAAGTGATCCACGGGATCGACCTCGACATCGAAGAGGGCTCGTTCACCGTTTTCGTTGGCCCCTCGGGCTGCGGGAAATCCACGCTGCTGCGCATGATCGCGGGGCTGGAAAAGATAACCGGCGGCGAGCTTCGCATCGAAGGCGCGCGCATGAACGAGGCCAACCCGGTGGAGCGCGGCGTGACGATGGTGTTTCAGAACTACGCGCTCTATCCGCATATGTCTGTGCGCAAAAACATCGGCTTTGGCCTGAAGATGCTGGGCGTACCGCGCGATCAGATCGAGGAGCGCGTGCTGCACGCGGCGCGCTCGCTGCAGATCGAGCCTTTGCTCGATCGCAAACCGGCGCAGCTTTCGGGTGGTCAGCGCCAGCGCGTCGCCATTGGTCGCGCCATCGTGCGCGAGCCGCGCCTTTTTCTCTTTGACGAGCCGCTCTCCAACCTCGATGCCGAACTGCGCGTGGCGATGCGGGTGGAACTGGCCAAGCTCCATCAGGAGATCGGCGCGACGATGATCTATGTCACCCACGATCAGACCGAAGCGCTCACGCTGGCCGACAAGATCGTGGTGCTGCGGGATGGGCGGATCGAGCAGCAGGGCAGCCCGATGGAGCTTTACGAGGATCCGGCCAATGAATTCGTCGCCGGGTTCATCGGCAGCCCCCGGATGAATTTCCTGCCCGGCCACTACACCGCCGGCGTGATCGCGCTTGAGGCCGGGCCATGCGTTGCCTTTGCGCCCGAGGGGGGCGCGCTGGCGGAAGGCGCAGCGGTGAAGATCGGCGTGCGGCCCGAGCATTTCGGCCCCGGCAGCGCGGGCCTGCTGCAACTGCCCGCCCATGTGGACGTGATCGAGAACCTTGGCGGCACGCGCTACATCTACGGAAGCCTTGAAACCGGGCTCAACATCATCGCCGAAACCCGCGATCCGCGCCCGCCGAAACCGGGCTCCGCCCTGATGCTCTGCGCCGCACCCGAACATCTGCTGGCCTTTGACGCCGCAGGCAACCGGCTGCGCGGGCGCTTTCAGGTGAAGGCCGCCGCATGA
- a CDS encoding mandelate racemase/muconate lactonizing enzyme family protein — protein MSRAIAEVRPIHARVGKRNQLLLKITLEDGTYGWGESGLTGRELAVDGMIKHLTPILLGQDPFRIARIWQELYRSQYNEGGSVIASALSAIDIALHDIKGKCLGVPVHELLGGAQRHSVPGFASTAREPDAVMIEEAKRLVAEGWQCFRLSPAQHYTKDVFDARASIAETAKWMVRAREELGPEPMIGLDYHHRLSVAEAAMFCQMMPPGTLDFLEEPIRNETPAAYAALRAQTAVNFAIGEEFTSKWQALPYVEQDLAQFIRIDLCLVGGFTEAMKIAGWCEAHYVDIMPHNPLGPICTAASVHFGAAIANFAYLECRDTPVEACGFDVPEVFVEQCRLEGAAYPVPQGPGLGVEVDESKLLPPAPIESVGAPRLRRPDGGVANW, from the coding sequence ATGAGCCGCGCCATCGCCGAGGTGCGCCCGATCCACGCCCGCGTGGGCAAGCGCAACCAGCTTCTGCTGAAGATCACACTGGAGGATGGCACCTACGGCTGGGGGGAAAGCGGGCTGACGGGGCGCGAGCTGGCCGTGGACGGCATGATCAAACATCTCACCCCGATCCTTCTGGGGCAGGATCCCTTCCGCATCGCCCGTATCTGGCAGGAGCTCTACCGCAGCCAGTACAACGAGGGCGGCTCGGTGATTGCTTCCGCTCTATCAGCCATCGACATCGCCCTGCATGACATCAAGGGCAAATGCCTCGGCGTGCCGGTACACGAGCTTCTGGGCGGGGCGCAACGCCATTCAGTGCCGGGCTTTGCCTCCACCGCCCGCGAGCCCGATGCGGTGATGATCGAGGAGGCCAAGCGCCTCGTGGCGGAAGGCTGGCAATGCTTCCGGCTCTCGCCCGCACAGCACTACACCAAGGATGTGTTCGACGCCCGCGCCTCTATCGCGGAAACCGCCAAATGGATGGTCCGCGCGCGCGAGGAACTGGGGCCAGAACCGATGATCGGGCTCGATTACCACCACCGGCTTTCGGTGGCTGAGGCCGCGATGTTCTGCCAGATGATGCCGCCGGGCACGCTGGATTTCCTTGAGGAGCCGATCCGCAACGAAACCCCCGCCGCCTATGCGGCCTTGCGCGCCCAGACGGCGGTGAATTTCGCCATCGGCGAGGAGTTCACCTCCAAATGGCAGGCGCTGCCCTACGTGGAGCAGGATCTGGCGCAGTTCATCCGCATCGATCTTTGCCTTGTTGGCGGCTTTACCGAGGCGATGAAGATCGCCGGCTGGTGCGAGGCCCATTACGTGGACATCATGCCCCACAACCCGCTGGGGCCGATCTGCACCGCGGCCTCGGTGCATTTCGGCGCGGCGATTGCCAATTTCGCCTATCTTGAATGCCGCGACACCCCGGTGGAGGCCTGCGGCTTCGATGTGCCGGAGGTTTTCGTGGAGCAATGCCGCCTCGAAGGCGCGGCCTATCCTGTGCCGCAAGGCCCGGGGCTGGGGGTGGAGGTGGATGAAAGCAAACTCTTGCCGCCCGCGCCCATCGAGAGTGTCGGCGCGCCGCGCCTGCGGCGGCCGGACGGGGGCGTGGCGAACTGGTAG